From Woronichinia naegeliana WA131, the proteins below share one genomic window:
- a CDS encoding mechanosensitive ion channel yields the protein MPNPEPQSLNYLLDQIDKLLIFLERSQVQIQLAAIATVLVISAGLYRRLWKHFQQKFPLPLMLWQQDRPIGLQEYSIILIRYLTLPILNLLGLFILLKTWQSHQFINGLIVVAWEIAILHTGYRLLLASLCLGFAPKIVRKYQLSFFLPIFILLVCIRIINIAGNFQEILSANVLNLFGSPLRVGAILISSVGLYLWFVGVGIFQYLLLSFLTANNRVETGTAEATVILIRYFLMAFGIVLIFGYIGFSPTAFAAITGGLSVGLGFGLKEVFSNFISGIFLLFEGVLRPGDLISIDGTTAEVKKLGVRATTVKIAADNSEKIIPNQTFFTDIVTTFTGSDRIIRNSLTIGVSYDADPQKVIEILLGLTADNAHILEDPKPLAFLIDFADFSISYQLTFYLDDPTIGKTIKSDLSRQLWQRFAENGIEMPFPQYDIHLRSSNVPLAFPSPDSHPNSHADSEPRSQL from the coding sequence ATGCCTAATCCTGAGCCTCAATCCCTTAATTATCTCCTCGATCAAATTGATAAGTTGCTGATTTTTCTAGAACGTTCTCAAGTTCAAATTCAATTAGCGGCGATCGCGACAGTCCTAGTCATTTCGGCTGGGCTATATCGACGACTTTGGAAGCATTTCCAGCAAAAATTCCCCTTACCATTGATGCTCTGGCAACAAGATAGACCCATAGGACTCCAAGAATATAGCATTATTTTAATTCGTTATTTAACCTTACCTATTCTTAATCTTTTAGGCTTGTTTATTCTCTTAAAAACTTGGCAATCCCACCAGTTTATCAATGGCTTAATTGTCGTCGCTTGGGAAATTGCTATTCTTCATACTGGCTATCGGCTTTTGCTCGCCAGTTTATGTCTCGGATTTGCACCCAAAATTGTGCGGAAATATCAACTCTCCTTTTTTCTGCCTATTTTTATCCTGCTTGTCTGTATTAGAATCATTAATATTGCGGGCAACTTTCAGGAAATCTTATCGGCGAATGTATTAAACCTCTTTGGAAGTCCGCTGCGAGTCGGAGCTATCCTGATCAGTTCTGTCGGACTATATCTTTGGTTTGTTGGAGTTGGCATATTTCAATATCTTTTATTGTCCTTTTTGACTGCTAATAATCGAGTAGAAACAGGGACAGCAGAGGCGACGGTGATTTTAATTCGCTATTTTTTAATGGCGTTTGGTATTGTGCTCATCTTTGGTTATATTGGCTTTAGTCCCACCGCTTTTGCTGCTATTACAGGGGGACTTTCCGTTGGTTTAGGCTTTGGCTTGAAAGAGGTTTTTAGTAATTTTATTAGTGGCATTTTCTTACTTTTTGAAGGCGTTTTACGGCCCGGAGATTTAATTAGTATTGATGGTACTACGGCTGAAGTAAAAAAATTAGGGGTTCGAGCCACAACGGTTAAAATAGCAGCCGATAACTCAGAAAAAATTATTCCCAACCAAACATTTTTTACGGATATTGTCACTACCTTCACTGGCAGCGATCGCATTATTCGCAATTCCCTCACCATTGGGGTCAGCTACGATGCCGATCCCCAAAAAGTCATTGAGATTTTGTTAGGATTAACCGCAGATAATGCTCATATTCTCGAAGATCCCAAACCCTTAGCTTTTTTAATTGACTTTGCAGACTTTAGTATTAGCTATCAATTAACTTTTTACTTAGATGATCCCACCATTGGCAAAACCATCAAAAGTGATTTAAGTCGTCAACTGTGGCAACGATTTGCTGAAAATGGCATCGAAATGCCCTTTCCTCAGTACGATATTCATTTGCGAAGTAGCAATGTTCCCCTGGCTTTCCCCAGTCCTGATTCCCATCCCAATTCTCACGCTGATTCTGAGCCGCGATCACAACTCTAA
- a CDS encoding extracellular solute-binding protein, translating to MNRFRLICPGLMAICLAIFLCLSACSQPLINSNGDDSSKSANSNFEIRDSASSAKNISGSILLWHDLDVNTAEIRRTINTYRQINPNVNIVVEQIPKRELIKRFFRQFRAGLAPNLLLIDYDFMSKLIQAQTLVSIDPKSIDLRNILPSALAQVTYQNKIYGLPGAVITQVLCYNKNRVDDSQVPEKLEDLVSQAAAGYSIGIPSSFEETFWGIQLFGSEVFDAQGNFVLKRGSWVAWMTWLQSLKTQPKIILSSSVKALNQSFKGGNLDYLVCDSTSIPDFKKALKNNNLGVTVLPAHGQNLAGPILYTKVLAITNSFSPRQTAIALDFARFVTNKEQQKQRAMDLGAFILPDKTVILDKRLFPIEAILEQQARSAVGIPLDHISKAEIVFPIAESLYEQILTGAISPQEGGIELLKLVHQSSQKTQ from the coding sequence ATGAACCGATTTCGATTAATCTGTCCTGGATTAATGGCAATTTGTTTAGCCATTTTTCTTTGCTTATCCGCTTGTAGTCAGCCCCTGATTAATAGCAACGGTGATGATAGTAGCAAGTCTGCCAATTCTAACTTTGAGATTAGGGATAGTGCCTCTTCCGCCAAGAACATCAGTGGTAGTATTTTGCTGTGGCATGATTTAGATGTTAATACAGCAGAAATTAGACGAACCATTAATACCTATAGACAGATTAATCCCAATGTTAATATTGTTGTTGAACAAATCCCGAAAAGAGAATTAATAAAACGTTTTTTTCGACAGTTTAGAGCTGGATTAGCCCCTAATCTTTTGCTGATAGATTATGATTTTATGTCTAAGCTGATTCAAGCTCAGACCTTAGTCTCGATTGATCCTAAAAGTATTGATCTAAGGAACATTCTGCCGTCCGCTTTAGCTCAAGTCACCTATCAAAATAAAATTTATGGATTACCCGGCGCAGTCATCACTCAAGTACTTTGCTACAACAAAAATAGAGTTGATGACAGTCAGGTACCAGAGAAGTTAGAGGATCTGGTCAGTCAAGCAGCGGCTGGTTACTCCATTGGCATCCCTTCTAGTTTTGAAGAAACCTTTTGGGGGATTCAGCTTTTTGGGAGTGAAGTTTTTGATGCCCAAGGTAATTTTGTTTTAAAACGAGGGAGTTGGGTGGCTTGGATGACCTGGCTACAATCCCTTAAAACCCAGCCTAAAATTATCCTTAGTTCTAGTGTTAAGGCTCTGAACCAATCCTTTAAAGGAGGAAATTTAGATTATCTTGTCTGTGACTCTACTTCCATTCCTGATTTTAAAAAAGCGTTAAAAAATAATAATTTGGGGGTGACAGTTTTACCCGCTCATGGACAGAATTTGGCGGGCCCCATCCTCTATACAAAAGTTTTAGCCATTACGAATAGCTTTAGTCCTCGCCAAACAGCGATCGCCTTAGATTTTGCCCGTTTTGTCACCAATAAAGAACAACAAAAACAACGAGCAATGGATCTTGGTGCCTTTATTCTCCCTGACAAAACAGTGATCCTAGATAAACGTTTATTTCCCATTGAAGCGATCCTAGAGCAACAAGCTCGTTCAGCAGTGGGCATTCCGCTGGATCATATTTCTAAAGCGGAGATTGTTTTTCCGATCGCTGAGAGCCTTTACGAGCAAATTCTGACTGGAGCAATTTCTCCTCAGGAAGGCGGAATTGAATTATTGAAATTGGTGCATCAATCTTCCCAAAAAACTCAGTAA
- a CDS encoding phycobiliprotein lyase, giving the protein MEIQDFLTLWEGKWFSQRSNYDFNRNVAESHKSELTIETLAFNHPTVVEFAQSQDIPTSEQILGLQMGWDNSVDWGKPKQTGSLLYLFLPHPEHSHHGQLRRSPLKIGQKALVGKYLFAVDESLTLILEQGPLQIEERLWFASPNLRLRTSLVLQNHQFSHSAFYTEIRKLPPTKTE; this is encoded by the coding sequence ATGGAAATTCAAGATTTTTTAACGCTATGGGAGGGAAAATGGTTCTCTCAGCGCAGTAATTACGACTTTAACCGTAATGTGGCCGAAAGCCACAAATCCGAGTTGACCATTGAAACCTTAGCCTTTAATCATCCAACTGTTGTCGAATTTGCACAAAGTCAGGATATTCCCACTTCGGAGCAAATACTGGGCTTACAAATGGGCTGGGATAATTCCGTTGATTGGGGTAAACCGAAACAAACAGGCTCTTTACTTTATCTTTTTCTCCCCCATCCCGAACATTCCCATCACGGCCAACTGCGGCGATCACCCCTAAAAATAGGACAAAAAGCCTTGGTCGGGAAATATCTCTTTGCAGTGGATGAAAGCTTGACTCTGATTCTAGAACAAGGCCCCCTTCAGATTGAAGAAAGACTCTGGTTTGCCAGTCCTAACTTACGCCTGCGAACCAGCTTAGTCTTACAGAACCATCAGTTCAGCCATAGTGCTTTTTATACTGAAATTCGCAAACTGCCCCCCACCAAAACAGAATAA
- a CDS encoding HEAT repeat domain-containing protein produces the protein MLQTPMPVPDLAQISTQLESPNSRDRMIALASLREISSAEAVPLIKKVLEDEVLQIRSMAVFALGIKQTEECYPILVRLLETDPDYGIRADAAGALGYLEDNRAFEPLCRAFYEDTEWLVRFSAAVSLGNLKDQRAKQVLLQALDNQEVVVQQAAIAAIGEIGAVDAVEAILRFAGSEDWLVRQRLAEALGNLPCEKSLSALKFLAKDEHFQVNQAAQLALQRLQIT, from the coding sequence ATGTTACAAACTCCCATGCCCGTTCCAGACCTTGCTCAAATTTCAACCCAGCTAGAAAGTCCCAATTCCCGCGATCGCATGATTGCCTTAGCCTCATTACGGGAAATCAGCAGTGCGGAAGCGGTTCCTCTGATTAAAAAAGTATTAGAGGATGAAGTGTTACAAATTCGCTCCATGGCTGTGTTTGCCCTGGGCATTAAACAAACTGAAGAATGTTATCCCATTTTGGTTAGACTCTTGGAAACCGATCCCGACTATGGCATTCGGGCGGATGCGGCAGGTGCTCTGGGTTATTTGGAAGATAATCGAGCTTTTGAACCGCTCTGTCGGGCTTTTTATGAAGATACGGAATGGTTAGTCCGTTTTAGTGCAGCAGTTTCTCTCGGCAATTTGAAAGATCAACGCGCTAAACAGGTTTTACTTCAGGCCTTAGATAATCAGGAAGTGGTGGTACAACAGGCAGCGATCGCCGCGATCGGAGAAATTGGAGCCGTAGATGCGGTGGAGGCCATTTTAAGATTTGCCGGTTCCGAGGATTGGTTAGTTCGACAACGTTTGGCTGAGGCTCTGGGTAATCTTCCCTGTGAAAAATCTCTTTCTGCTCTCAAGTTTTTAGCCAAAGATGAACACTTCCAGGTGAATCAAGCAGCCCAGCTTGCGTTGCAACGGCTCCAAATAACCTAA